The Engystomops pustulosus chromosome 7, aEngPut4.maternal, whole genome shotgun sequence DNA window AGGCAGGACCTCCGCTTGTTTCTGAGAAAAAACATCGGCGTAGTCTCGGTAGCACGCTGGAAGATTCTTCAGAGGCTTGTCAACCCGGGTAGTTGGCAAGACAGATACTAGGTGAGGAacttctaggccagtgatggcaaaccttttagacatagagtgcccaaactacaaccaaaacccatgtattttttttcgcaaagtgccaatgcgacaatttaagccgtaacttattgctccctgctttttcgcaggtttgaattgtataggcatctgaggacaccaatacagtagaaataaggagaaaaagtttggattatctttgtagcttccttctagggtcctgggctgcaagaggATGACGAACACTGCCCTTGGGTGATAgtaagggtgcccatagagaaggctctgagtgccacctctggcacctgtgccataggttcgccaccactgttctaggcaaTGAGACTGAcagtccggaccccaacggagaacttCTCCCATCTTCCAATTAAGGACGGGTGCgtgacaatctcgtggtcgaagtccaggcacaaggtcagggtagGCGGCAGAGATTCAAAGTCAGAgtctggtccggggtcagcaacaggaggtccaagcagaaggttatgggaacacagcacacaggacagcatcacggaggaacactggtaccagggaacacggagggactcaggtaacactggaacacagagggactcaggaacgcaggagacacaggaacgcaggagacacaggaatctcaagcaaatcgcagaatagctttctctcaggctgtgaggcacaaagatccggcaagggcttgcaggaagagacaGGCTTATATAGAGTTAgtgaaatggccagtgccaattaatggcgcgctggaaCTTTAAATCTTTGCTGGATCAACAAACCAGAAGTGATTGTGATGatctgattctgtgtcctgattggctgggctgtTTGTGCACATTCATGTGGATGCCCTCAttgcctcagtgcccttagctgatgtcacaaccatgaAGTCCTGCCCACTGCAGGAGAAGcggagaggattttacagatagggctgatagatatatgAGACTGTATCTCAGAATAGGCAGAAGTCAGCAGCAGGATACAGGTATCACTGCAGAGGAGAACAGGCTACTGCACCGCCCTCCACCCCCGGTTTGCATCCATATAATAAGGTTAGATTATCATATGGATACGTATGGGAATgagggcagtgcaggagcctgtaTACAGGGATCACAGCCCGGCACAGCATGGAGGGAGAGACCGGCCCATCAGCTGTTTGAGGGCTACGGCCCACAGAGAATCCTCCTGCTGAACTCTATGGCCAATCAGCGCACAGAGGCAGCGGCACATGAAGGGTTAATCATTATGGTAATGGATCTTCCTCTTCACATGAGAAATCTTAGTGTTTTCAGGAGCTGGTTGGGTGTCTCCCGGTGGTGTTGGGTGTAGCTGACATTGGGTCTAACTGTTCAAACCGGGAACGTGGCTCATTATGAAGGGACAGTCATGACAAGACTATTTTTTAGgggaaaaatatgaacattgtaGAATGTTGTTTACATATTCATGGCCGTATATATAAGTATGTAGGGATTACCCGCAACAGTCCTGGTTTCTGAGGAACAGTCCAAATCCTTAGGGTCCATTCCACCGTTCTGTGTGGAGAAGGGAGCCTCAGCTTCCTGCTTCACCATTGAGCAGGAGTGATGACACCAATATATCACTGCCCTCCGAGCCACACACCAAAGTGGCAGGGGGATACCGGGCCTAGGTGGGTATTAGTTTTTGGTTATGAAGGAGGTATATGAAATTGGGGCACAAAAGTTGTACATTATccgagggggggggcacaatagtgagcattttaagtggggggcacaatatggtgTTGTTTAGGGTGGTGACAAATAAGAATTGGGCATTTTACAGTTTAGGGGCATTCTataacatgcaagttacaataatTGGGGCATTATATTGTGTGGGAGTAGAagaaggggcattatactgtgtggataGGCCACAAGTAGACATTATACCAAGTGGAAGTCCCTAGGGGTGGCCAAAGATAGTTTGTAGGTTGTAAGGGGAGGAAGGTATTATTGTGTGGGGACATTAGGATATGGGTTCAGGGTGGATTAAAAGACATGTTCtgaaaacttttaaaaagttCTGACTTGGAGCTAAGACTCTCAGAAATAATCCATCATCACAGCTGCcaagtaaatgtaaatgtaagCTACCGGTGACATCATACATGTAGAGACTCGTCTTCTAGACCAAAATAACATGTTACATATATCCATGATATGGGTAATTGACTTGGAACACAAATATCATTAATATATccaaaaatcaggcacttgggaaAGTATCGCACATTTTTGAGCCCTGGAAGCTGTACACCCAGCTGCACTCCCAGCTagtaagtcggccaaccgagtgaACACCTCAaatctcaaatcttccaccattctgcctgctgtgacttgaaattaaatataaaatacaaagaaaaaacatAACATTCAGTTAGGTGTATCCACCAACACTTTACTCCTGAAGAGCTTTTCATAATTTGGTTGTTGTTTCTGTCTCCTTAGGATTCCGGAGATCCCCACACTATTGAAGCCATACTGCGAGCACCTGCTGAAAACAATGATGGAGAGATTGACTTTAAGGAATTTTTAGAACTTGTATCAAAAGTTGCTGTTGCTTATTTTGAAGCTCCGAGGTCCAAGAAAGGTCAGATCTCTGCATCCCAAAAAGGTTCATTGCTGCACCCATCAACATCCTCAAAAACATGTGAATTAACCCCAAAACAAGATTGAACCAAGAGAGAGGGCTCAACCCAAGATCAAATCCTCAAACATGACAAAACCCAGAAAGAAGATCCAACTGAGAAAAGTGAGCCAACTCAAAGACAAGCTCTAACCCAAAAACAAGACCCAAACCAGATGAAGGACCCAATACTGAAACAGGACCCAACAGAGAAACAAAACCCAATCCACAAACAAGATCAAACCAAAACACAAGAtgcagccccaaaatttgatTCATTCCAAAAATTAGACCCAACCCAGAATCAAGACACAACCCAAAAAAACAGAACAAACCAAGGAACAAGATTCCAGACAAAAACAAGAACCAACAGAGATAAAACACTGAAGCACAAGAAGAACAAACTAAGAAAGAagcaacaaacaaaaaacaatgttCAGTTCTTCTGCGAGATCAGACCCAAAAACAAGACCAAACCGAGAAACAAGAACCTATCCAAAAACAAGATCCAGCTCAGAAACAAGAACAAATCGAGAAGAAAGACCCAAACCAGAAATAACACTTTATAAGGAAGGAAGACTCCACTCAGCCAACCAAAAGCATAATTCAGCTCATGAGCCTGACCCTCAAACTGGCTCCAACCCAAAAGAAGATCCAACCAAACAAGACTCAACTCATCTAACTGAAAACACAAAAAGTAGAGAAGTcacaaaaagaaaatctacctgaGAAACAGGAACAAGAATCCAATCAAATAGACCAAACTTTGAAGCAAGACCCAAGCAAAAAAGAGAACCTAACCCAGA harbors:
- the LOC140069134 gene encoding protein S100-A1-like produces the protein MANLLCAIRRIIDTFHSYSIRSGPCDKLDKAQFQSLIQTQFAEVIEDSGDPHTIEAILRAPAENNDGEIDFKEFLELVSKVAVAYFEAPRSKKGQISASQKGSLLHPSTSSKTCELTPKQD